A stretch of the Nitratifractor salsuginis DSM 16511 genome encodes the following:
- the rbfA gene encoding 30S ribosome-binding factor RbfA produces the protein MTQAEIKRKRTESVLKELIPEALSTLDDERINALNVTEVLCSRGRYDARVFLDPTGIEPEEQEEALKRLRKVAGYLKTYVKEAEGWYKAPNFTFEFDDQLERISKMDQLFKKIEKELGNES, from the coding sequence ATGACCCAGGCCGAGATCAAACGGAAGCGCACCGAGTCGGTTCTGAAGGAGTTGATCCCCGAAGCCCTCTCGACGCTCGACGACGAGCGGATCAATGCGCTCAATGTCACGGAAGTCCTCTGCTCCCGCGGGCGCTACGACGCCCGGGTCTTCCTGGACCCTACCGGGATCGAGCCCGAGGAGCAGGAGGAGGCCCTGAAGCGTCTGCGCAAGGTCGCCGGCTATCTCAAAACCTACGTCAAAGAGGCGGAAGGATGGTACAAGGCTCCCAACTTCACCTTTGAGTTCGACGATCAGCTGGAGCGTATCAGCAAGATGGATCAACTGTTCAAAAAGATCGAAAAGGAGCTTGGCAATGAATCTTGA
- a CDS encoding glycerophosphodiester phosphodiesterase, translating to MAFYEKFRSDQLIGAHRGWREIRPENTLCAFEAAAGHCDFIELDVQLSQDGAWVVCHDETLERTTDVEQCFPGELRPRRVIDYAVEELRRLDAGSWFLDRDPFGTLKSGRVWRETIQALMPIRLPTLEEVLDFSAASGISLNIEIKDMQTLPAKKVVRRFREVLEEYPKALPPILVSSLNHYYLAELSRGIPSLPLAALVNASHPPRLKDYLKRLWVEAYHVDTTLIKTTPIESLERLGIYCGVYTVNNPIHQEYLFRQGYRSIFSDCLIERDTPC from the coding sequence ATGGCTTTTTACGAAAAATTCAGATCAGACCAGTTGATCGGTGCCCACAGAGGTTGGAGGGAGATCCGTCCGGAGAATACACTTTGTGCTTTCGAAGCGGCGGCAGGGCATTGCGACTTCATCGAACTTGATGTGCAGCTGAGCCAGGATGGAGCCTGGGTCGTTTGCCACGATGAGACATTGGAGCGAACCACCGATGTGGAACAGTGTTTCCCGGGGGAACTGCGCCCAAGACGGGTCATCGACTACGCCGTGGAAGAGCTTCGCCGACTTGATGCAGGAAGTTGGTTTCTCGACCGGGACCCCTTCGGTACGCTGAAATCGGGAAGGGTGTGGAGAGAAACGATTCAGGCCCTGATGCCTATCCGACTGCCTACCCTGGAGGAAGTTCTCGATTTTTCCGCAGCGAGCGGGATCTCTCTGAATATCGAGATCAAAGATATGCAGACGCTTCCGGCAAAAAAGGTCGTTCGAAGATTCAGGGAGGTCTTGGAAGAGTATCCCAAGGCGCTGCCGCCCATCCTGGTCTCCTCCCTCAACCACTATTACCTGGCCGAGCTCAGTCGAGGGATCCCTTCACTCCCTCTGGCTGCTCTGGTGAATGCATCCCATCCTCCACGACTCAAAGACTACCTGAAGCGGCTCTGGGTCGAAGCCTATCACGTCGATACGACACTGATCAAAACTACCCCGATCGAGTCTTTGGAACGTCTCGGCATCTACTGCGGCGTCTATACCGTTAACAACCCCATCCATCAGGAGTACCTCTTCCGCCAAGGCTATCGATCGATCTTTTCGGATTGTCTCATCGAAAGAGATACCCCCTGTTGA
- the rimP gene encoding ribosome maturation factor RimP yields the protein MNLEDQIAKIVRSHGAEFYDTETVNENDQTIYRVYITKDGGVDLDTCADISNDLSPLLDVHPPVGGKYFLEVSSPGIERTLKKPRHFQSAVGERVKLKIAGGEKLRGILESADEEGIILRNKEGEHRYSYPQILKARTYFDWANNS from the coding sequence ATGAATCTTGAGGATCAGATCGCCAAGATCGTGCGCTCCCACGGAGCGGAGTTTTACGATACCGAAACCGTCAACGAGAACGATCAGACTATTTATCGGGTCTATATCACCAAGGACGGGGGTGTTGATCTGGACACCTGCGCCGATATTTCCAACGACCTCTCCCCCCTTCTCGATGTCCATCCGCCGGTTGGCGGCAAATACTTCCTGGAAGTGAGCTCCCCCGGCATCGAGCGGACCCTCAAAAAGCCCCGGCATTTCCAAAGTGCCGTCGGTGAACGGGTCAAACTCAAGATCGCCGGAGGCGAAAAACTCCGGGGTATCCTGGAGTCTGCCGACGAAGAGGGGATCATTCTTCGCAATAAAGAGGGCGAACACCGCTACAGCTACCCCCAGATCCTCAAAGCCCGTACCTACTTCGACTGGGCCAACAACTCCTGA